The following coding sequences are from one Panicum hallii strain FIL2 chromosome 5, PHallii_v3.1, whole genome shotgun sequence window:
- the LOC112895887 gene encoding uncharacterized protein LOC112895887, which translates to MGNNNVTGQQVSEETANRVDKTIEPPHGSPALNSTNSETNNEKHGTEDVNLSKSSKDPITTNAEDKQVASYQNSSSDKIVALDEKDRGSIQDIASTQEDDHSSNLPKDKPLRKEATETTVFSTEITALVSTTIEDAANNKDSSISSEKTKQLMHGTRDTSEENIESNYKSLLQENIEASQEDHEEISSHENATMVGNLAGEDTTENLEQGYIEKPKVEVAMEGETTSSTESFVSTYLDADDSEIKEVVIEDNPRPPPDVQPLDGTKIDTSKSDNIQTQIPHDEEEISEISKTATAKLMIESDEALKDVKHIHGLGDQDEDGTECTSCDNLYYGEVVAKCQSSLRNPTAINDQELRNEQNVEKTVAVWNLEDNFAAEKEPEEYDGDLISIAEATGKDFTGLHSSSLDCHLIVNEVVQREVNGVNGIIEFDKETVKKILEEDKVNTPEELGLHVDAHVVENEGGDSPNLPTTTPSTPLQLLEDTDKEIYITRDTQETMTSSQGDQSQRILLEEYEVVKLENGEILSNCVQLLRNSSNVGIIATNGINHEKEGMNTRTSDFTFEANHKEVTASTAATGFIAECNQAEVTESIDLATEEQCPLQTSTPGREVGEEIPLLQAAPNIGFFTSTKQHSQVDVEIPMTDIAVMQLKAEAKEESEKSPLLSPRETSGGDFRIPNHSARNKKPFQSLLTEGKIGMWSPLKEPESNPKSIFMASSPKSNEKQKPRSSLFTCCMCCATATN; encoded by the exons ATGGGAAACAACAACGTCACTGGACAACAAG TATCAGAAGAGACCGCTAACAGAGTCGACAAAACCATTGAGCCTCCACATGGTTCACCTGCGCTCAACAGCACGAACAGTGAAACAA ATAATGAGAAGCATGGCACTGAGGATGTCAACTTGTCAAAGTCCTCAAAGGACCCCATCACTACCAATGCTGAAGATAAGCAGGTGGCCTCGTATCAAAATAGTTCATCAGATAAGATTGTAGCCTTAGATGAGAAGGACAGGGGCTCAATTCAGGATATTGCATCAACACAAGAAGATGATCATAGTAGTAACTTACCAAAAG ATAAACCATTGAGAAAAGAAGCAACTGAAACAACTGTATTTTCTACTGAAATAACTGCTCTTGTCAGCACCACTATTGAAGATGCAGCAAACAACAAGGACAGCTCAATCTCTAGTGAAAAAACCAAACAACTTATGCATGGGACTAGAGATACAAGTGAAGAAAATATCGAAAGCAACTACAAATCACTATTACAGGAAAATATAGAAGCTTCACAAGAAGATCACGAAGAAATTAGCAGTCATGAAAATGCAACCATGGTTGGTAATCTAGCTGGTGAAGATACAACTGAAAACTTAGAGCAAGGATACATTGAGAAGCCAAAAGTAGAGGTGGCAATGGAAGGAGAAACTACATCATCAACAGAATCATTTGTCAGCACTTATCTTGATGCTGATGACTCTGAGATCAAAGAAGTTGTTATAGAAGATAATCCTAGACCTCCACCAGATGTGCAGCCATTAGATGGAACAAAAATAGATACATCCAAAAGTGACAATATACAAACACAAATACCACATGACGAGGAAGAAATCAGCGAAATCAGTAAAACTGCAACAGCAAAGCTTATGATTGAAAGTGATGAGGCACTTAAGGATGTTAAGCATATCCATGGATTGGGAGATCAGGATGAAGATGGTACAGAATGTACATCATGTGATAATCTCTACTATGGTGAGGTTGTTGCAAAGTGTCAGTCATCTTTAAGAAATCCAACTGCTATTAATGACCAAGAATTGAGAAATGAACAAAATGTTGAGAAAACTGTCGCAGTTTGGAATCTAGAAGATAATTTTGCAGCAGAGAAGGAACCTGAAGAATATGATGGTGACTTAATCAGTATTGCTGAGGCTACTGGAAAGGATTTTACAGGCTTGCACTCATCTTCATTAGATTGTCATCTTATTGTGAATGAAGTGGTACAAAGAGAAGTCAATGGAGTAAATGGAATAATAGAATTTGATAAAGAGACAGTAAAGAAAATTTTAGAAGAAGATAAGGTAAATACTCCAGAGGAATTAGGTCTCCATGTTGATGCCCATGTAGTGGAGAATGAGGGAGGAGACTCACCCAATTTACCTACGACCACACCATCAACTCCTCTTCAACTACTAGAAGATACTGACAAGGAGATATACATAACAAGGGATACACAAGAAACTATGACCAGCTCACAAGGTGACCAGTCTCAGCGGATATTGCTTGAAGAATATGAAGTTGTGAAACTTGAGAATGGTGAAATTCTTAGCAACTGTGTGCAGTTGTTGAGAAACAGTTCAAATGTAGGCATAATCGCTACTAATGGTATCAACCATGAGAAAGAAGGTATGAACACTAGAACATCAGATTTTACCTTTGAAGCCAACCACAAGGAAGTCACAGCAAGCACTGCAGCCACTGGCTTTATTGCTGAATGCAATCAGGCAGAAGTCACAGAAAGTATTGACCTGGCTACCGAGGAACAATGTCCTCTTCAGACATCAACTCCAGGGAGAGAAGTCGGTGAAGAGATACCATTACTTCAGGCAGCGCCAAATATAGGTTTTTTCACTTCTACTAAACAACATAGCCAAGTAGACGTGGAAATCCCCATGACTGACATTGCTGTGATGCAACTCAAAGCTGAAGCTAAGGAAGAATCTGAGAAGAGTCCACTGTTAAGCCCCAGGGAAACATCAGGAGGAGACTTCAGAATACCAAATCATTCTGCAAGAAACAAGAAACCATTTCAGAGCTTACTGACAGAAGGCAAAATTGGTATGTGGTCTCCATTGAAGGAACCAGAATCGAACCCAAAGAGTATTTTCATGGCTAGTTCACCAAAAAGCAATGAAAAGCAGAAGCCAAGATCCTCTCTTTTTACCTGTTGCATGTGTTGTGCCACTGCTACGAACTGA